A region of Fusarium keratoplasticum isolate Fu6.1 chromosome 6, whole genome shotgun sequence DNA encodes the following proteins:
- a CDS encoding N-acetylglucosaminylphosphatidylinositol deacetylase codes for MDFLLILAALAVILPSLYMYLASVAQTSWPALKNKRICLLIAHPDDEAMFFSPTVLALTRPETGNHVKILCLSTGNADGLGDVRKKELVKSGMTLGLSDEDDVFVVDNPTDFPDSMTRMWDKNMIAGLLGSAFAPQFGHQRANNIQPTANIDVLITFDSYGVSSHPNHISLYLGARSFVQALTSESAFPSPVDLYTLTTVGIARKYSSFLDAFATLLSRKSAKDEDKAHPESLVFMNQLVGGHAFGTAWRAMTEAHKSQMVWFRYGWITLSRYMVINDLRLEKFKAQK; via the exons ATGGACTTTCTCCTTATCCTCGCCGCGCTGGCGGTTATCCTCCCCAGCCTGTACATGTACCTGGCCAGCGTCGCACAAACGAGCTGGCCggccctcaagaacaagcGCATCTGCCTCTTGATTGCGCACCcggacgacgaggccatgtTCTTTTCTCCTACGGTCCTGGCCCTCACGAGACCCGAGACGGGTAACCACGTAAAGATCTTATGTTTGAGCACTG GGAACGCAGATGGACTAGGAGATGTTCGCAAGAAGGAACTAGTCAAGAGCGGCATGACGCTGGGCTtgagcgacgaggatgatgtgTTTGTGGTGGACAACCC GACCGACTTTCCCGACTCAATGACCAGGATGTGGGACAAGAACATGATCgccggcctcctcggcagcgCCTTTGCGCCCCAGTTCGGCCACCAGCGCGCCAACAACATCCAACCCACGGCCAACATCGATGTGCTCATCACCTTTGACAGCTACGGCGTGTCGTCGCACCCCAACCACATCTCGCTGTACCTCGGCGCGCGATCCTTCGTCCAGGCGCTGACCAGCGAGTCGGCGTTCCCGAGCCCCGTCGACCTGTACACGCTCACCACGGTGGGCATTGCGCGCAAGTACTCGTCCTTCCTGGACGCCTTTGCGACGCTTCTGTCTCGGAAGAGcgccaaggacgaggacaaggcgCACCCCGAGTCTCTTGTCTTTATGAACCAGCTTGTCGGTGGTCATGCGTTCGGTACGGCCTGGCGCGCCATGACGGAGGCGCACAAGAGCCAGATGGTGTGGTTCCGCTACGGCTGGATCACTCTCAGTCGATACATGGTTATCAACGATCTGCGCCTAGAGAAGTTCAAGGCGCAGAAGTGA